A part of Parvimonas micra genomic DNA contains:
- a CDS encoding YitT family protein: MNSNTLKKVVITTLASIVVSAGVYFFMVPYNLTIGGTAGLSIALSKFFPEISVGVFQLGINIILFILAFLLIGAEFGGLSIYATIVVSVSLIGFEKMFPNIKPLVDTPFMSMIVGVGVTAIGIALTLNQNASTGGTDIVGKILNEYIHVDISVGVFIADFSVVVMGYFAYGINAAMYAIVGILFNAVVIDKVLTGYKTRIKVYINSRKWEGINDYILNEIVRGSTLYEVKGGFNKSQRVMIETILTRPEYIKLMNFIREFDNNAFVNVATVSEVSGEGFSYLTEENKKVLKEKNKTRKM, translated from the coding sequence ATGAATTCTAATACGTTAAAAAAAGTTGTGATTACGACATTAGCATCTATTGTAGTTTCTGCGGGTGTTTATTTTTTTATGGTGCCATATAATTTGACAATCGGAGGAACAGCTGGACTTTCAATAGCACTTTCAAAATTTTTTCCGGAAATATCTGTAGGGGTATTCCAACTTGGAATAAATATTATTTTATTTATCTTGGCGTTCTTGCTAATAGGTGCAGAATTTGGTGGACTGAGTATATATGCTACTATTGTCGTGTCCGTTTCACTTATCGGGTTTGAAAAAATGTTTCCGAATATTAAACCTTTAGTTGATACACCTTTTATGAGTATGATTGTTGGAGTTGGAGTTACTGCAATTGGGATAGCTTTGACGTTGAATCAAAATGCATCAACAGGAGGAACTGATATTGTAGGAAAAATTTTAAATGAATATATACATGTAGATATAAGTGTAGGAGTTTTTATTGCGGATTTTTCGGTTGTAGTTATGGGTTATTTTGCTTATGGAATTAATGCCGCAATGTATGCAATAGTAGGTATTTTATTTAATGCAGTAGTTATAGATAAAGTTCTTACGGGTTATAAAACTAGAATAAAAGTTTATATTAACTCAAGAAAATGGGAGGGTATTAATGATTATATCCTTAATGAGATTGTTAGAGGAAGTACATTGTATGAAGTAAAAGGCGGTTTTAATAAGAGTCAAAGAGTTATGATTGAAACTATTCTTACAAGACCTGAATACATAAAACTTATGAATTTTATTAGAGAATTTGACAATAACGCATTTGTAAATGTTGCGACAGTTAGTGAAGTTTCTGGAGAAGGATTTAGTTATCTTACTGAAGAAAATAAAAAAGTTTTAAAAGAAAAAAATAAAACTAGAAAAATGTAA
- a CDS encoding TDE2712 family protein, which produces MIKQIELNLETIESMLYLWTALAEKEKVAESFFVDVAKQYPLKAIMNKDFNEESVRKVLSAIQNRELLSGASKEEKRFWNNNMWMMEDLELPKLMAKPIKVLNVNHLIDELNKEFPNNDKEILKVYIAPLHMDDYYIVDGNLIINFFRIMLPDGENAFIDGQPIDEYIHDKLKEVLK; this is translated from the coding sequence ATGATTAAACAAATTGAATTAAATTTAGAAACAATTGAATCCATGTTATATTTATGGACTGCTTTGGCAGAAAAAGAAAAAGTTGCCGAAAGCTTTTTTGTTGATGTGGCTAAACAATATCCTCTAAAAGCTATAATGAACAAAGATTTTAATGAAGAGTCAGTAAGAAAAGTTTTATCTGCTATTCAAAACAGAGAATTACTTTCCGGAGCTAGTAAGGAAGAAAAAAGATTTTGGAATAACAATATGTGGATGATGGAAGATCTTGAACTTCCAAAACTTATGGCAAAACCTATAAAAGTTTTGAATGTAAACCATCTTATTGATGAATTGAATAAAGAATTTCCAAATAACGATAAAGAAATTTTAAAAGTATATATCGCTCCTCTACATATGGATGATTACTATATAGTTGACGGAAATTTAATTATCAACTTCTTTAGAATAATGTTACCGGATGGAGAAAATGCATTCATTGACGGACAACCTATTGACGAATATATCCATGATAAATTAAAAGAAGTTCTAAAATAA
- a CDS encoding aminopeptidase C, with protein sequence MALTNEVLKSFKERFNSCKTNKVVAASVSKVGINEASTNHEVYKRHDFQFSDITKKGEITNQKSSGRCWMFSALNVARVSTMEKLNLKTMEYSQTYTLFWDKLEKANFFLESIIETLDEKTDSRVVSHLLTAPVQDGGQWDMFKGLLEKYGVVPKGIMPETFHSSNTRDMEAILTKYLRKAACDMRRLHKAGKSLKEIEDLKNETLYAVYNILTKCLGEVPETFTYEYRDKDEKFHRISNITPKEFFDKYVGWNLKDKVSLINAPTDDKPYGKVYTVKFLGTIKEADKIKYVNVPIEVLKESAIKSIKAGEPVWFGCDVIKFLEKQKGIMDLDMFIYDDIFPTLENFTKAERLDYHESVLTHAMVFTGVNLDENGKPLEWQVENSWGDTVGDKGIFSMSDEWFDEYNYEVMVDKKYVDEKWLKALDEEIVELEPWDPFGALARLK encoded by the coding sequence ATGGCATTAACAAATGAAGTTCTTAAGTCATTTAAAGAAAGATTTAATTCTTGTAAAACAAATAAGGTTGTAGCTGCAAGTGTTTCAAAAGTCGGTATAAATGAAGCATCTACAAATCATGAAGTCTATAAGAGACACGATTTTCAATTTTCCGATATTACAAAAAAAGGTGAAATAACAAACCAAAAATCAAGTGGTAGATGTTGGATGTTCTCTGCATTAAATGTTGCCAGAGTTTCTACTATGGAAAAATTAAACTTAAAGACTATGGAATATTCTCAAACATATACTCTATTTTGGGATAAACTTGAAAAAGCAAACTTCTTTTTAGAAAGTATAATTGAAACGTTAGACGAAAAAACAGATTCAAGAGTTGTTTCTCACCTTTTGACTGCTCCTGTGCAAGATGGCGGTCAATGGGATATGTTTAAAGGTCTTTTAGAAAAATATGGTGTTGTTCCTAAAGGAATCATGCCTGAAACATTCCACTCTTCAAACACAAGAGATATGGAAGCAATACTAACTAAATATCTTAGAAAAGCTGCTTGTGATATGAGAAGACTTCATAAAGCAGGCAAATCTTTAAAAGAAATTGAAGATTTAAAAAATGAAACTCTTTACGCAGTTTACAATATTTTAACTAAATGTTTAGGAGAAGTTCCTGAAACTTTTACCTATGAATACAGAGATAAAGACGAAAAATTCCACAGAATATCAAATATTACTCCTAAAGAATTTTTCGACAAGTATGTTGGTTGGAATTTAAAAGATAAAGTAAGCTTAATCAATGCTCCAACCGATGACAAACCTTACGGAAAAGTTTACACTGTAAAATTCTTAGGAACAATTAAAGAAGCAGACAAAATAAAATACGTAAATGTTCCTATAGAAGTATTGAAAGAAAGTGCTATAAAATCAATTAAAGCCGGAGAACCTGTATGGTTTGGTTGTGATGTAATTAAGTTTTTGGAAAAGCAAAAAGGAATTATGGATTTAGATATGTTCATATATGATGACATATTCCCTACTTTAGAAAACTTTACAAAAGCTGAAAGACTTGATTATCATGAAAGTGTATTAACTCATGCAATGGTATTTACAGGAGTAAATCTTGATGAAAATGGAAAACCGTTAGAATGGCAAGTTGAAAACTCTTGGGGAGATACAGTTGGAGATAAAGGTATTTTTTCAATGTCTGATGAATGGTTTGACGAATACAACTATGAAGTAATGGTTGACAAAAAATACGTTGATGAAAAATGGTTAAAAGCTCTTGATGAAGAAATTGTAGAACTTGAACCATGGGATCCATTTGGTGCATTGGCAAGATTAAAATAA
- a CDS encoding TrmH family RNA methyltransferase, translating into MILERDISSKNIICLENVSDPGNFGTIIRTANAFGIKDILTINCVDKYNSKVLRATMGAIFRTNIIDCKIEKIKELQSGGYRLISTTLSKNSKFLEEFTFDGKNIVVMGNEANGISAEMLKISNNHLKIDMDNSMESLNVSIAAAIIMYKIFKG; encoded by the coding sequence ATTATATTAGAGAGAGACATTTCTTCTAAAAATATAATTTGTCTTGAAAATGTAAGTGATCCCGGAAATTTTGGAACAATAATCAGAACGGCAAATGCTTTTGGGATTAAAGATATATTGACTATAAATTGTGTTGATAAATATAATTCAAAAGTCCTAAGAGCAACTATGGGAGCGATATTTAGAACAAATATTATAGATTGTAAAATTGAAAAAATAAAAGAGCTGCAAAGTGGCGGATACAGGTTAATATCTACCACATTAAGTAAAAATTCAAAATTTTTGGAAGAATTTACATTTGATGGAAAAAATATTGTAGTTATGGGAAATGAAGCAAATGGTATTTCAGCTGAAATGTTAAAAATTTCAAATAATCATTTAAAAATAGATATGGATAATTCAATGGAGTCCTTAAATGTTTCAATAGCAGCAGCGATTATAATGTATAAAATATTTAAAGGATAA
- a CDS encoding metallopeptidase TldD-related protein, translated as MYHTYYKKNEIYKIFKGKLKLESNKVSLANVINHDNFLYENLKNKNVDNYTKEQIEYIFIDSNKNKKNLIDSLKNFNTEDYELNLEFISKYNEFKSEKELLFYKNSFSKLEIKKNGNSLLYIQDNISKERIKSFFEFYREISNLPNEKSEKYLKKFPILFSNQSASIISHECFGHIFEIDNFIFRRYDVYLTEICKLPISISDNPLIKNCVGSYIVDDAGFSAKKIIILKDGVFTGKLIGGDLNNNGVNRSLRREFHYEKLIPRMSNLIITTTSYNKNISGFYIEISKLDKCYLNHTKKQLLINTTSAYLKKDKDYICNLSPIKLEINLDKFYKNISPNFNNNEIYPIVCQKNRQLIDVGASSCSWIYNN; from the coding sequence ATGTACCATACATATTATAAAAAAAATGAGATATATAAAATATTTAAAGGTAAACTTAAATTAGAATCAAATAAAGTTTCTTTAGCGAATGTAATAAATCATGATAACTTTTTATATGAAAATTTAAAAAATAAAAATGTTGATAATTATACGAAAGAACAAATTGAGTATATTTTTATTGATTCAAATAAAAATAAAAAAAATTTAATAGATTCTTTAAAGAATTTCAACACAGAAGATTATGAACTTAATTTAGAATTTATTAGTAAATATAATGAATTTAAAAGTGAAAAAGAATTATTATTTTATAAGAATTCATTTTCTAAGTTAGAAATTAAAAAAAATGGAAATTCACTGTTATATATTCAAGATAATATTTCTAAAGAGAGAATTAAATCTTTTTTTGAGTTTTATAGAGAGATTAGCAATCTTCCCAATGAAAAAAGTGAAAAGTATTTAAAAAAATTTCCAATTTTATTTTCTAATCAATCAGCTTCTATTATATCACATGAGTGTTTTGGACATATTTTTGAAATAGATAATTTTATATTTAGAAGATATGATGTTTATCTAACTGAAATATGTAAATTACCTATTTCTATTTCAGACAATCCTTTGATTAAAAATTGTGTAGGATCATATATAGTTGATGACGCTGGGTTTTCTGCTAAAAAGATAATTATACTAAAAGATGGAGTGTTTACTGGTAAACTTATAGGGGGAGATTTAAATAATAATGGTGTCAACAGATCGCTTAGAAGAGAGTTTCATTATGAAAAATTAATTCCCAGAATGTCTAATTTGATTATTACAACAACTTCTTATAATAAGAATATCAGTGGATTTTATATAGAGATTAGTAAGCTAGATAAATGTTATCTTAATCACACTAAAAAACAATTATTAATAAATACTACTAGTGCATATTTAAAAAAAGATAAAGATTATATATGTAATTTAAGTCCTATTAAGTTGGAAATAAACTTGGACAAATTTTATAAAAATATAAGTCCAAATTTTAATAATAATGAAATTTATCCGATTGTATGTCAGAAAAATAGACAATTAATAGATGTTGGGGCATCTTCTTGTTCTTGGATTTATAATAACTAA
- a CDS encoding ABC transporter permease, whose product MDILEKLYKNNNNIKNGKLMELYKQFYLIKCELMILRIDWLWTLLIVLITPLTLLLLLYYITGDSSQSSRYYLLTGNMVMSLTTGTMLTLGQELGILKQVRGFDYYITLKVRKIQLIFAYIVRTTILTLPSMFVIFIVGKYFLDIPINIHLSLILVVLFSGLSLSAIGGFIGLYARDASQASIITQVIQPIFVFCAPVFIPVSKMPNFMFYISRFIPTTYVASALRDSCKGIYDIRSILILFMLSLISIILIETKMDWRS is encoded by the coding sequence ATGGATATTTTAGAAAAATTATATAAAAATAATAATAATATCAAAAATGGCAAATTAATGGAATTATATAAACAGTTCTATCTTATAAAATGTGAGTTAATGATTTTAAGAATTGACTGGTTGTGGACATTACTAATAGTTTTAATAACTCCATTAACTTTGTTATTATTATTATACTATATTACAGGAGACAGCTCTCAAAGTTCTAGATACTATTTATTAACAGGTAATATGGTGATGTCTTTGACTACAGGAACAATGCTTACATTAGGGCAAGAATTAGGTATATTAAAGCAAGTTAGAGGATTTGATTATTATATTACTCTTAAAGTGAGAAAAATACAGTTGATATTTGCATATATTGTAAGGACTACAATTTTAACACTTCCGTCAATGTTTGTAATTTTTATTGTAGGAAAATATTTTTTAGATATACCAATAAATATTCATTTATCATTGATTTTAGTTGTTTTGTTTTCTGGATTATCACTATCAGCAATAGGTGGTTTTATTGGATTATATGCTAGAGACGCATCGCAAGCCAGTATTATAACTCAGGTTATTCAACCTATATTTGTTTTTTGTGCACCTGTATTTATACCTGTGTCAAAGATGCCAAATTTTATGTTTTATATTTCTAGATTTATTCCCACCACATATGTTGCTTCTGCATTGAGAGATAGTTGTAAAGGTATATATGATATAAGGTCTATACTCATATTGTTTATGTTAAGTTTAATATCCATTATTTTAATTGAAACTAAGATGGATTGGAGAAGCTAA
- a CDS encoding ABC transporter ATP-binding protein, producing MENNKLLIVKGVTKSYIDSNNIANDNISFYINRGEILGLFGPNGSGKTTLVRQITGILKPDKGKIILEGVDVTKNNKKIRDCIASLNQVMYGHRALKAEEFVACTGIYRGLKKNDAMFQAEYFFDYFGISNIKNNLMESLSGGERRIIGFISTLIGFKPLMILDEPTNDLDPKKRILLWNMIKELKIKLGISFLLVTHNIHEAENVVDRVVILRDGKCILEDIPQKIINDYSDNYIIKFYYPYNYIIEDSIIKKFNIVRVSEEIYEIHTNRENINNKFIELINSDLKDHMGNIDIVSPSLESVYIENFISK from the coding sequence ATGGAAAATAATAAATTATTAATCGTGAAAGGAGTAACAAAATCTTATATAGATAGTAATAATATAGCAAATGACAATATATCTTTTTATATTAATAGAGGAGAAATTTTAGGCTTGTTTGGTCCAAATGGGTCTGGGAAAACAACTCTTGTTAGACAAATCACAGGTATATTAAAACCGGATAAGGGAAAAATAATTCTTGAAGGAGTAGATGTTACAAAAAACAACAAAAAAATACGTGATTGTATAGCTTCATTAAATCAAGTTATGTATGGTCATAGGGCTTTAAAAGCTGAAGAATTTGTGGCTTGTACCGGAATTTATAGAGGATTAAAAAAAAACGATGCTATGTTTCAAGCAGAATATTTTTTTGATTATTTTGGTATATCAAATATTAAAAATAATTTAATGGAAAGTTTGAGTGGAGGAGAACGTAGAATTATAGGTTTTATATCAACATTAATTGGATTTAAACCGCTTATGATATTAGATGAGCCAACAAATGACTTAGACCCTAAAAAAAGAATACTTCTTTGGAATATGATAAAAGAATTAAAAATAAAGTTAGGAATATCTTTTCTACTTGTTACTCATAATATACATGAAGCAGAAAATGTAGTTGATAGAGTTGTTATTTTAAGAGATGGTAAGTGTATTCTTGAAGATATTCCTCAAAAAATAATCAATGATTATAGTGATAACTACATAATAAAATTTTATTATCCTTATAATTACATTATAGAAGATAGCATAATTAAAAAATTTAATATAGTTAGAGTTTCTGAAGAAATTTATGAAATACATACAAATAGAGAAAATATTAATAATAAATTTATAGAATTAATTAATAGCGATTTAAAGGATCATATGGGAAATATAGATATTGTATCACCATCATTGGAAAGTGTATACATAGAAAACTTTATTTCAAAATAG
- a CDS encoding radical SAM/SPASM domain-containing protein yields MIHLENNSVINKNNIQYRKFITDKGIELAVIEPGFILNKSAMFVWDQIYNGITYEKLLLKIEKYFDSSITDDLESKILKILTDFLGNNLITINHSNLNNLLEDKFDIKTEVDISKDLNTTVITQIDMVLTTKCNFRCRHCFIKNNSDGFTMNFLLWKRIIDKLCNQGLTSVVVTGGEPLLYKELTPILNYINDKKLNIHLLTNGYLIDDNFIEEIRKFNNVIVQVSLDGSNSITQKYQRLIENSFDVVTKNIKKLTDSGIVVNVAMVLNKQNIYDLYNGSMFDLCEKLRVNMLAITPTVINIENAKTNKKMFLDIEEVIKMIEFVKSTVNSNKYGYKIIVSTAPSLVEDNSIKKIKGKRFRYRRGTNSFSVRPNGDVFVCSDFAEVGFSDYILGNILNDNLDDILNKLNKISINKIEMLDKIKGVCSICKELPYCGGACRADAYAMYNDIYGPYSPCQLMYDKGIFPENLIDKFATYRKI; encoded by the coding sequence ATGATACATTTAGAAAATAATTCTGTAATAAATAAAAATAATATACAATATAGGAAATTTATTACAGATAAAGGAATTGAGTTAGCTGTAATAGAACCTGGATTTATATTAAATAAATCTGCTATGTTTGTTTGGGATCAAATTTATAATGGAATTACATATGAAAAATTACTTTTAAAAATTGAAAAATATTTTGATTCGTCTATTACAGATGATTTAGAGTCAAAAATATTAAAAATATTAACAGATTTTTTAGGAAATAATCTTATAACTATTAATCATTCTAATTTAAATAATTTGTTAGAAGATAAATTTGATATTAAAACAGAAGTTGATATTTCAAAAGATCTAAATACAACTGTAATTACACAAATAGATATGGTTTTAACTACTAAGTGTAATTTCAGATGTAGACATTGTTTTATAAAAAATAATAGTGATGGTTTTACTATGAATTTTTTGTTGTGGAAGCGTATTATAGATAAGCTTTGTAATCAAGGATTAACTTCTGTAGTTGTAACTGGTGGTGAACCTCTTTTATATAAAGAGTTAACTCCGATATTAAATTATATAAATGATAAAAAATTAAATATACATTTGTTGACTAACGGATATTTAATTGATGATAATTTTATTGAAGAAATTAGAAAATTTAATAATGTTATTGTACAAGTAAGTTTGGATGGAAGCAATAGTATTACTCAAAAATATCAGAGACTTATAGAAAATTCTTTCGATGTTGTTACTAAAAATATAAAAAAACTAACAGATAGTGGAATAGTTGTTAATGTAGCAATGGTTTTAAATAAACAAAATATATATGATTTGTATAATGGAAGTATGTTTGACTTGTGTGAAAAATTAAGAGTAAATATGTTAGCTATAACACCTACTGTAATTAATATTGAAAATGCAAAAACTAATAAGAAAATGTTTCTTGATATTGAGGAAGTTATAAAAATGATAGAATTTGTAAAAAGCACAGTAAATTCTAATAAATATGGATATAAAATTATAGTGAGTACAGCTCCTTCGTTGGTTGAGGATAATTCAATAAAAAAGATAAAGGGAAAAAGATTTAGATATAGAAGGGGTACTAATTCGTTTAGTGTTAGACCTAATGGAGATGTTTTTGTTTGTTCTGATTTTGCAGAAGTTGGATTTTCAGATTATATTTTAGGGAATATACTTAATGATAATTTAGATGATATATTGAATAAACTTAATAAAATTTCAATTAATAAAATTGAGATGTTAGATAAAATAAAGGGAGTATGTTCTATATGTAAAGAACTTCCATATTGTGGAGGTGCTTGTAGAGCAGACGCTTATGCTATGTATAATGATATATATGGACCATATTCACCATGTCAACTAATGTATGATAAAGGGATATTTCCAGAGAATTTAATAGATAAATTTGCTACATATAGGAAAATATAG
- a CDS encoding transposase — protein MDAGYKTPAIVKMLIDDKIQLVLPYTSPKGKRKERFYPKDYVYDKYYDCYICPENEILKYSTTTREGYREYKSNRKKCRKCKNLEKCTESRNKQKVITRHIWKKYLEECEEYRYTKRGKEEYKRRKETIERTFKTVKEYHGFRYTNEKGKAKMQIKALLTFACLNMKKLANMMSRLGRKRPNFLIFKEFYKKFKILTNFQMIFN, from the coding sequence ATGGATGCAGGATATAAAACACCAGCAATAGTAAAGATGTTAATAGATGATAAAATACAACTGGTATTACCATATACAAGCCCAAAAGGTAAGAGAAAAGAAAGATTTTATCCAAAAGATTATGTATATGATAAATATTATGATTGTTACATCTGCCCTGAAAATGAGATATTAAAATATAGTACAACAACAAGAGAAGGATATAGAGAGTATAAAAGTAATAGAAAGAAATGTAGAAAGTGTAAGAATTTAGAGAAGTGTACAGAAAGTAGAAACAAACAAAAAGTAATAACGAGACATATATGGAAAAAATACTTGGAAGAATGTGAAGAATACAGATATACAAAAAGAGGAAAAGAAGAATATAAAAGAAGAAAAGAGACGATAGAAAGAACGTTCAAAACGGTAAAAGAATATCATGGATTTAGATATACAAATGAGAAAGGGAAAGCGAAAATGCAAATAAAAGCTCTCCTAACTTTTGCGTGTCTAAATATGAAAAAATTAGCAAATATGATGAGTAGATTAGGTAGAAAGAGACCTAATTTTTTAATTTTTAAGGAATTTTATAAAAAATTTAAGATTTTAACAAATTTTCAGATGATTTTTAATTAA
- a CDS encoding TrmH family RNA methyltransferase — protein MKFKTIDSKDNKKYKLFKSLYLKKNRDKYKLFLLEGKKLLSEALNENLDIENIICTEKFVENFEFKENFLDKVIILSEKLFKNLTELTNSEGVITIVNYIEEKKISSKNIICLENVSDPGNFGTIIRTANAFGINDILTINCVDKYNSKVLRATMGAIFRTNIIDCKIEKIKELQSGGYRLISTTLSKNSKFLEEFTFDGKNIVVMGNEANGISAEMLKISNNHLKIDMDNSMESLNVSIAAAIIMYKIFKN, from the coding sequence ATGAAATTTAAAACAATAGATAGTAAAGATAACAAAAAGTATAAATTATTTAAGAGCCTTTATTTGAAGAAAAATAGAGATAAATATAAACTATTTTTATTGGAAGGTAAAAAACTTTTGTCAGAAGCTTTAAATGAAAATCTTGACATTGAAAACATAATTTGTACTGAAAAATTTGTTGAAAACTTTGAGTTTAAAGAAAATTTTTTAGATAAAGTTATAATTTTATCTGAAAAATTATTTAAAAATTTAACTGAACTTACCAATTCTGAAGGGGTTATAACCATTGTAAATTATATTGAAGAGAAAAAAATTTCTTCTAAAAATATAATTTGTCTTGAAAATGTAAGTGATCCCGGAAATTTTGGAACAATAATCAGAACGGCAAATGCTTTTGGGATTAATGATATATTGACTATAAATTGTGTTGATAAATATAATTCAAAAGTCCTAAGAGCAACTATGGGAGCGATATTTAGAACAAATATTATAGATTGTAAAATTGAAAAAATAAAAGAGCTGCAAAGTGGCGGATACAGGTTAATATCTACCACATTAAGTAAAAATTCAAAATTTTTGGAAGAATTTACATTTGATGGAAAAAATATTGTAGTTATGGGAAATGAAGCAAATGGTATTTCAGCTGAAATGTTAAAAATTTCAAATAATCATTTAAAAATAGATATGGATAATTCAATGGAGTCCTTAAATGTTTCAATAGCGGCAGCGATTATAATGTATAAAATATTTAAAAATTAG
- a CDS encoding potassium channel family protein, which yields MKQIVVIGCGRFGMNLAITLEKLGNRVMVIDRDEDVINSIASKVTHSIICDVRVEGSLEELGLANFDICVVAIGSDYKSSIIATVEAKELGIPKIIAKATDSVQAMVLRKIGADRVIIPERDMGIRVANNISNSNILDSINLSDEYSLVEIAPISDWIGKSIKESEVRNRYHVNIVAIKNKEGLEINVDADYVIKDSDILLVAGRNDWIGKLV from the coding sequence ATGAAACAAATTGTTGTTATAGGTTGTGGAAGGTTCGGAATGAATTTAGCCATTACCTTAGAAAAACTTGGTAATAGAGTTATGGTCATAGATAGAGATGAAGATGTTATAAATTCTATTGCAAGTAAGGTTACTCACAGTATAATTTGTGATGTTAGAGTTGAGGGAAGTTTAGAAGAATTGGGTCTTGCAAATTTTGATATTTGTGTCGTAGCAATAGGCTCTGATTACAAAAGTTCTATTATTGCGACGGTTGAGGCTAAAGAACTTGGGATACCAAAAATTATTGCAAAGGCTACTGATAGTGTTCAAGCAATGGTGCTTAGAAAAATAGGAGCAGATAGAGTTATAATTCCTGAAAGAGATATGGGAATAAGAGTTGCAAATAATATTAGTAATTCAAATATTTTGGATTCTATTAATTTGTCCGATGAATATTCTCTTGTAGAAATTGCACCAATTTCGGATTGGATTGGGAAGTCTATAAAGGAATCTGAAGTTAGAAATAGATATCATGTAAATATTGTTGCAATAAAAAATAAAGAGGGATTGGAGATAAATGTTGATGCTGACTATGTTATAAAGGATAGTGATATTCTTTTAGTTGCCGGCAGAAATGACTGGATTGGTAAGTTGGTATAG